In Synechococcus sp. PCC 6312, one genomic interval encodes:
- a CDS encoding 26S protease regulatory subunit: MKGEVLKRLFRAVASDDSQAIQSMLSVVVEEERKLGHINLADQLESILRKSSHHATYENSSIAPHRSSSVKTLEDTASKVPDAKSLTLLSSKHRFNHPFIVTIPRDNLRHHMILSDAVEVRFRRIEREYAARDRLAHHGLRYRQKILLYGSPGCGKTMGAERIAWNTGLTLVKVRFDAMVSSYLGETATNLREVFETAAASPCLLFIDECDAIAKSREDSQEVGEIKRVVNTFLQLLDEYEVSNGLLVAATNLTKFLDEAVWRRFDDVIEVPKPTEPEIKAILKQTLSSVEVGSIDWNLIVQKMINFSAAQVVRAAQDAAKRAILDREELVIQEHLEESIQDVLASHV, encoded by the coding sequence ATGAAGGGAGAGGTGCTAAAGCGTTTATTTCGGGCTGTTGCCAGTGATGATTCACAGGCAATACAGAGTATGCTGTCCGTTGTTGTAGAAGAAGAGCGCAAGTTGGGCCACATTAATCTTGCGGATCAATTAGAAAGCATTCTCCGAAAAAGCAGCCATCATGCTACCTATGAAAACTCATCAATAGCTCCTCATAGAAGTAGTTCTGTAAAGACCTTAGAAGACACTGCATCAAAAGTACCTGATGCAAAATCGCTTACACTCTTATCGAGTAAGCATAGGTTTAATCATCCGTTTATTGTTACGATTCCTCGTGATAATTTGCGGCATCATATGATCCTTTCTGATGCTGTAGAGGTACGGTTCCGCCGTATTGAACGGGAATATGCCGCTCGTGATCGACTTGCTCATCATGGTCTACGGTATCGTCAAAAGATTCTACTGTATGGTTCTCCAGGATGCGGCAAAACGATGGGAGCCGAACGGATCGCTTGGAATACAGGTTTAACTTTGGTCAAGGTTCGCTTTGATGCAATGGTATCTTCTTACTTAGGAGAAACTGCTACCAACCTACGTGAAGTATTTGAAACTGCTGCTGCATCGCCTTGTTTGCTTTTTATTGATGAATGTGATGCGATAGCAAAGTCCCGTGAAGATAGTCAAGAAGTTGGTGAAATCAAACGTGTAGTTAATACATTCCTTCAGCTACTTGACGAGTATGAAGTCTCCAATGGCTTGCTTGTTGCTGCAACCAACTTAACTAAATTTCTCGATGAAGCTGTATGGCGAAGATTTGACGATGTTATTGAAGTACCGAAGCCAACAGAACCAGAAATTAAGGCTATTCTTAAACAAACTCTCTCTTCAGTCGAGGTTGGTTCAATCGATTGGAACTTGATTGTCCAGAAGATGATTAATTTCTCGGCTGCTCAAGTTGTCAGAGCTGCTCAAGATGCTGCAAAACGAGCCATTCTGGATCGAGAAGAACTAGTCATTCAAGAGCATCTAGAAGAATCAATTCAAGACGTTTTAGCTTCTCATGTCTGA
- a CDS encoding S8 family peptidase, whose translation MPSFLLKVDPKSFDADSLKSFDIEVILELEDGYILGASADAELTKLQEKIEKFIAEEHGGGKVAEIWEILEGKFKRLKYILSPDLLAKWDQILDGQTYTVDVSIACVGLNPKFSNYPLQKEEENPEKYARKIARWTEKRDQTIQEWDQLQYERECDFENFVRDLGGTFLLLGDHDDRSHLALLPDSFSSRIEISGRGLKDLVANYPYIFEVNELEQIAEPLTERNLETTDQPSFTLEPPSPLAPKVCVIDSGIQESHRLLHVAIDSTNSRSWVPHDTDTVDRVLPGGHGTRVAGAILYPQGVPRTGRQAAICWLQNARVLGQNCLLSGKVYMPEVLQDIVDFYHRQDRQVRTRIFNHSINSSAPCRTLYMSAWAAEIDYLSWQNDILFIVSAGNLPTVRLRGLSITRKTLTEHFLEGCVYPDFLLKDSSRIANPAQSFQALTVGSIAHCTYNKPPLTSVASQDYPSAFSCAGYGIWDSIKPEVVEYGGDWVQDQGNPPSFSTPKDVCPELIQTTMGGAPAIAADSIGTSFATPKVTHIAAALAANFPEESCLLYKALIVQSARLPEWTKDELDLSPAIRMMGYGLPNLERALGNAPHRVTLITRGDTFIQAQQAHIYQVVIPEELQSPAESFDILVEITLSYKAEPRRTRRDKRKYLSTWLHWECSEKGESPDSFLARVLKKSEVSDENIEESRQEIDSDGEGIFSWTIGQQKNHSKRVKDTSRGVGTIQKDWAIVKSFDLRDTFCIAVVAHKGWNNDLTAQIPYALAVSFEIINSEITIYDAFVQVQQPLQVQQEVRLSVS comes from the coding sequence TTGCCATCTTTTTTACTCAAGGTTGATCCAAAATCATTCGATGCAGACTCACTCAAAAGCTTTGATATTGAAGTCATTCTTGAACTTGAAGATGGTTATATTTTAGGGGCTTCGGCTGATGCTGAATTAACCAAACTTCAAGAAAAAATCGAGAAGTTTATTGCTGAGGAGCACGGTGGCGGTAAGGTTGCTGAGATTTGGGAAATTCTGGAAGGTAAATTTAAACGTTTAAAATATATACTCTCGCCAGATCTACTTGCAAAGTGGGATCAGATTCTAGATGGTCAAACTTATACAGTTGATGTCAGTATTGCTTGTGTTGGTCTAAATCCCAAATTTTCTAATTATCCACTTCAAAAGGAAGAAGAAAACCCTGAAAAATACGCTCGTAAGATCGCTCGGTGGACTGAGAAGCGCGATCAAACTATACAGGAGTGGGATCAACTCCAATATGAACGAGAGTGTGATTTTGAGAATTTTGTGAGAGACCTAGGTGGTACATTTCTTTTACTTGGCGACCACGATGACCGTTCACATCTTGCACTTCTGCCCGATAGTTTTTCTAGTCGAATTGAAATTTCAGGCAGAGGCTTGAAAGATTTAGTTGCTAACTATCCTTATATTTTTGAGGTCAATGAGCTAGAACAAATTGCTGAACCATTGACTGAACGTAATCTAGAAACAACTGACCAACCTTCTTTTACGCTTGAACCACCATCGCCATTGGCTCCGAAAGTGTGCGTTATTGATAGTGGCATTCAAGAAAGTCATCGTTTACTGCATGTTGCTATAGACAGTACGAACTCCCGATCTTGGGTTCCTCATGACACTGATACAGTAGACCGCGTATTACCTGGGGGGCATGGTACACGCGTCGCTGGAGCAATTTTATATCCTCAAGGGGTTCCACGTACTGGTCGGCAAGCAGCAATTTGCTGGCTTCAGAACGCTAGGGTTTTAGGGCAGAATTGCCTTCTCTCGGGCAAGGTATACATGCCAGAAGTCTTACAAGATATTGTGGATTTTTATCATCGACAGGATCGACAGGTACGTACTCGCATCTTTAATCACTCAATTAACAGTTCGGCTCCTTGTCGAACACTTTACATGAGTGCGTGGGCGGCTGAGATAGACTATCTTTCTTGGCAAAATGATATCCTTTTTATTGTTTCAGCAGGGAATCTGCCTACTGTTCGACTTCGAGGACTTAGCATCACTCGAAAGACACTTACAGAGCACTTTCTAGAAGGCTGTGTATATCCAGACTTCCTTTTGAAGGATTCATCTCGTATTGCTAATCCTGCTCAAAGCTTTCAAGCTCTGACAGTGGGATCCATTGCTCATTGCACATACAACAAGCCACCTCTCACTTCTGTTGCATCCCAAGATTATCCTTCAGCTTTTTCCTGCGCAGGCTACGGCATTTGGGATTCAATTAAGCCTGAGGTTGTTGAGTATGGTGGTGATTGGGTTCAGGATCAAGGAAACCCACCTAGCTTTTCTACCCCCAAAGATGTTTGTCCTGAGTTGATACAGACAACAATGGGAGGAGCGCCTGCGATCGCTGCAGATAGTATTGGTACCTCCTTTGCAACACCTAAAGTCACTCATATTGCGGCAGCTTTAGCAGCTAATTTTCCTGAAGAGAGCTGTTTGCTTTATAAAGCGTTGATTGTGCAATCAGCAAGACTACCTGAATGGACAAAGGATGAACTTGATCTTTCTCCAGCTATTCGTATGATGGGCTATGGTTTGCCTAATCTTGAACGTGCTCTCGGAAATGCGCCTCATCGCGTGACTCTAATTACTAGAGGGGACACTTTTATTCAGGCACAGCAGGCACATATCTATCAGGTAGTAATTCCTGAAGAGTTACAATCTCCAGCAGAGTCATTTGACATTTTGGTTGAGATTACTCTTTCCTACAAAGCAGAACCACGTCGAACACGACGCGATAAACGCAAGTACTTATCTACCTGGCTACATTGGGAATGTAGCGAAAAAGGCGAATCGCCAGACTCTTTTTTAGCTAGAGTTTTGAAAAAATCTGAAGTATCTGATGAAAATATTGAGGAATCCCGTCAGGAAATAGATAGCGACGGAGAGGGTATTTTTTCATGGACTATTGGACAACAAAAAAATCATAGTAAGCGTGTCAAAGATACATCTAGAGGAGTTGGAACAATTCAAAAAGACTGGGCAATAGTGAAATCTTTCGACTTGCGCGACACCTTCTGTATAGCAGTTGTAGCCCATAAAGGCTGGAATAATGATTTAACGGCTCAGATACCTTATGCTCTAGCTGTTAGTTTTGAAATTATTAATTCTGAAATTACTATTTACGACGCGTTTGTGCAAGTTCAGCAGCCTCTACAAGTACAACAGGAAGTGCGTTTGAGTGTTTCTTAA
- a CDS encoding DUF433 domain-containing protein → MNNDEVQTRSTTVSNHQPKIIRTERGLTISGTRITLYDVMDYVTAQYPPKFIRSLFDLTEAEINTALTYIETNRPEVEAEYQLVLKQAEENRQYWEELSRQHLAHVVKRPPRPRRSLGKTSSTESET, encoded by the coding sequence ATGAATAATGACGAAGTACAGACTCGATCGACTACAGTATCCAACCATCAACCCAAAATTATTCGCACAGAACGAGGACTAACCATTTCTGGCACTCGTATCACCCTCTATGATGTCATGGACTATGTAACGGCGCAGTATCCCCCAAAATTTATTCGCTCCTTATTTGACCTAACAGAAGCAGAAATTAACACTGCGTTGACTTACATTGAAACCAATCGCCCTGAGGTTGAAGCAGAGTATCAACTGGTTCTCAAACAGGCTGAGGAAAATCGGCAGTATTGGGAAGAGCTTAGTCGTCAACACCTTGCACATGTTGTCAAGAGACCACCCAGGCCAAGACGCTCTTTGGGCAAAACTTCAAGCACAGAAAGCGAGACATGA
- a CDS encoding S24 family peptidase, which translates to MNNHNQRLSSGIGERLVQLRGKRSRQTFAELLGIGARTLVRYEKEERLPDAELLARVCQTFEADPTWLLMGRYPQRPTVAIPRYDLEAAAGPGTFLEAEAAIDALNLDLDWIEQELNVNPQDAGLLTVRGDSMEPTLNNGDTVLFTHKLPDPLQEGIYLIRCNALLMVKRLLPQPGKTLLIASDNSAYPPFPISEQIDPDDFAILGRVVWSGRKLRG; encoded by the coding sequence ATGAATAATCACAATCAGCGTCTTTCGAGTGGGATTGGGGAACGTTTAGTACAGTTACGGGGAAAACGGAGCCGTCAAACCTTTGCGGAGTTATTAGGCATTGGGGCGCGTACTCTAGTTCGGTATGAAAAAGAAGAACGTCTTCCCGATGCCGAACTGTTGGCCCGTGTGTGCCAAACCTTTGAGGCTGACCCAACCTGGCTCCTGATGGGACGTTACCCACAACGCCCAACGGTGGCGATTCCTCGGTATGACTTAGAAGCAGCAGCGGGGCCTGGCACATTTTTAGAGGCAGAAGCAGCGATTGATGCGCTTAACCTCGACTTGGATTGGATTGAACAAGAATTGAACGTAAATCCACAGGATGCCGGATTACTCACAGTGCGAGGTGACTCAATGGAGCCTACCCTCAATAATGGCGATACCGTACTTTTCACTCATAAACTCCCTGACCCCTTACAAGAGGGGATTTATCTGATTCGCTGTAATGCCCTACTGATGGTGAAGCGGTTACTCCCACAGCCAGGTAAAACTCTCTTGATTGCTAGTGATAACAGTGCCTATCCACCATTTCCAATTTCTGAGCAAATTGACCCTGATGATTTTGCGATCCTGGGTCGAGTCGTCTGGTCGGGACGGAAATTAAGAGGGTAG
- a CDS encoding glycerol-3-phosphate acyltransferase — MITQIGLAIVLGLGCSVLGGLPIINGLGLLWLKRPLSQLGTGNAGVSAAFYHGGTVLGILAVCSEAAKGILAVLWMQNWFPDLAVGPWLALLCLVAGRYCWGNGAGTTNVVWGVLWFAPGVAWLTVLVSGVSFTIFRQRQQGRLVALIIFPVMVALIRRSIPETLAAGVLALTLGWIYEELPDDLALNRHQARPESQVMFQFFQGERALLSLDHPLSPEKVGHKAATLSQLKRWGYAVPMGWVLPAGDDPEPLITSLNFDVAHPLVARSSAPGEDSLASAMAGQYASFLDITNPEQLTQALIGVQQSYNRANNPSESDHSNHAGMAVLVQIQIQGVFSGVAFSRDPLWGGLDCVAVETLPGPASRVVSGQFTPESYRVLFDAQGPIPDSLKITGDVPAAVILEVARLCRELETRYHGIPQDLEWTYDGQTIWVLQARPITTLLPIWTRKIAAEVIPGVIHPLTWSINRPLTCGVWGEIFSLVLGQAAQGLDFQATADLHFGRAYFNATLLGTIFRRMGLPPESLEFLTRGAKMSRPPLSTTLKALPGLGKLAQREWQLPRDWQRDDQKHLHPLLQELQEHPITAAADPLWLLNRIEKILTGLEIATYYNIMAPLSAALRQALGRVHPETLDTSTSPETASLKALTTIAQKVQEILKTDVATAPEPLKQALEKMPEGKTVLGDLEKFLQTFGYISPTATDISVPTWQETPDLVWQLLGSLVGQSTSAHRPKFNPKAQAWVQARINLKGDVATVYGQLLANLRWTVLGLENQWLKNGQLLTKGDIFFLQFNELTTAIQAPQTMDWPNYQELIENRRREFNALQNLEPIPYVVYGQNPQLPISVTQQQTSTWQGIGASPGIAQGRVQIIHNPSQALRVPPNTIVVVPYTDAGWLPVLTGAVGIITEVGGRLSHGAIVARELGIPAIMGLEQATQHLKTGQQIQMNGQTGKITLLET; from the coding sequence TTGATTACTCAAATTGGATTAGCGATAGTTCTGGGCCTGGGTTGTTCGGTCTTGGGGGGCCTGCCAATTATTAACGGGTTGGGTTTGCTGTGGCTGAAACGCCCCCTATCCCAATTAGGCACAGGTAATGCGGGGGTATCGGCAGCCTTCTATCATGGCGGGACTGTTTTGGGGATTTTGGCCGTTTGCTCGGAAGCTGCGAAGGGGATTTTAGCGGTTCTTTGGATGCAAAACTGGTTTCCAGATTTAGCCGTTGGCCCTTGGTTAGCCTTACTCTGCTTGGTGGCGGGACGATATTGTTGGGGGAATGGGGCCGGGACAACCAACGTCGTTTGGGGAGTCTTATGGTTTGCTCCTGGGGTAGCCTGGTTAACGGTTCTAGTTAGTGGGGTCAGTTTTACGATTTTTCGTCAACGGCAACAGGGGCGGCTTGTCGCGTTAATTATTTTTCCAGTGATGGTGGCCTTGATTCGCCGTTCCATTCCCGAAACCTTGGCCGCTGGGGTTTTAGCCTTAACCTTGGGCTGGATTTATGAAGAGTTGCCCGATGATTTAGCCTTAAACAGGCACCAGGCCCGACCAGAGAGTCAAGTCATGTTTCAGTTTTTCCAAGGGGAGCGCGCCCTATTGAGTTTGGATCACCCCCTGTCTCCCGAAAAAGTTGGTCATAAAGCGGCAACCCTCAGTCAGCTGAAACGCTGGGGCTATGCTGTGCCGATGGGTTGGGTATTACCGGCTGGCGATGATCCGGAACCCCTGATTACCAGCCTGAACTTTGATGTTGCCCATCCTCTGGTAGCCCGTTCTTCAGCACCGGGGGAAGACTCTTTGGCCAGTGCCATGGCGGGACAATATGCCAGTTTTTTGGATATTACCAACCCGGAGCAACTCACCCAGGCCCTGATTGGGGTGCAACAGTCCTACAACCGGGCCAATAATCCTTCAGAGTCAGACCATTCAAATCATGCTGGGATGGCCGTTCTTGTCCAAATCCAAATTCAGGGGGTCTTTTCTGGGGTGGCCTTTAGCCGAGATCCCCTCTGGGGCGGTTTGGATTGCGTGGCGGTAGAAACGTTACCCGGCCCTGCCAGTCGCGTTGTTTCGGGACAATTTACGCCGGAGTCCTATCGAGTCTTGTTTGATGCACAGGGGCCAATCCCAGACTCATTAAAGATCACGGGAGATGTACCTGCAGCCGTAATACTGGAAGTGGCTCGCCTGTGTCGAGAATTAGAAACTCGCTATCATGGCATTCCTCAGGATCTGGAGTGGACCTATGACGGGCAAACCATTTGGGTGCTCCAGGCCCGGCCGATTACCACCCTATTACCGATTTGGACACGTAAAATTGCCGCCGAAGTCATTCCCGGTGTGATTCATCCCCTCACTTGGTCAATTAATCGGCCGCTCACCTGTGGGGTCTGGGGAGAAATTTTTTCCCTTGTTTTGGGTCAAGCGGCTCAGGGATTAGATTTCCAGGCCACAGCAGATCTCCATTTTGGCCGGGCTTATTTTAATGCCACCCTTTTAGGGACTATTTTCCGCCGGATGGGACTGCCCCCAGAGAGTTTAGAGTTTCTGACTCGGGGAGCTAAAATGAGTCGGCCGCCCTTGAGCACCACCTTGAAAGCCTTACCCGGTTTGGGAAAATTGGCACAACGGGAATGGCAACTGCCCAGGGATTGGCAACGGGATGACCAGAAACACCTCCACCCCCTCCTCCAGGAACTCCAAGAGCATCCCATCACTGCCGCTGCCGATCCCCTCTGGTTACTCAATCGGATTGAAAAAATCTTGACAGGCCTGGAAATTGCCACCTACTACAACATCATGGCCCCCTTGAGTGCTGCCCTCAGACAAGCCCTTGGTCGCGTCCACCCTGAAACTCTCGATACCAGTACTAGCCCAGAAACTGCATCCTTAAAAGCCTTAACGACAATTGCTCAAAAGGTTCAAGAGATTCTGAAGACAGATGTAGCTACGGCCCCAGAACCCCTCAAACAGGCCTTAGAAAAAATGCCTGAAGGAAAAACCGTTTTAGGGGATTTAGAGAAATTCTTGCAGACCTTTGGCTATATCAGCCCCACAGCTACGGATATTTCTGTCCCGACTTGGCAAGAGACCCCAGACCTAGTGTGGCAGTTGTTAGGCAGTTTAGTGGGCCAGTCAACATCCGCTCATCGGCCTAAATTCAATCCAAAAGCCCAGGCCTGGGTGCAGGCGCGGATCAATCTTAAGGGGGATGTGGCTACAGTCTATGGTCAACTCCTGGCAAATTTACGTTGGACGGTTCTTGGCCTGGAAAACCAATGGCTTAAAAACGGGCAACTCTTGACCAAGGGGGATATTTTCTTCCTCCAGTTCAATGAGCTGACTACGGCAATTCAAGCTCCCCAAACAATGGATTGGCCAAACTATCAAGAACTCATTGAGAACCGCCGTCGAGAATTTAATGCACTGCAAAATTTAGAACCCATTCCCTATGTTGTTTACGGTCAAAATCCCCAACTACCCATCTCCGTCACCCAGCAGCAGACCTCAACTTGGCAAGGGATTGGAGCCAGTCCGGGTATCGCTCAAGGCAGAGTCCAAATCATTCACAACCCAAGCCAGGCCCTGCGGGTTCCGCCCAATACGATTGTGGTTGTCCCCTACACAGATGCGGGCTGGTTGCCAGTGCTGACGGGAGCCGTGGGCATTATTACTGAAGTGGGTGGCCGTTTATCCCATGGGGCAATTGTAGCCAGAGAGTTAGGCATTCCCGCCATTATGGGTCTGGAGCAAGCCACTCAACATCTAAAAACGGGACAGCAGATTCAGATGAACGGGCAAACAGGCAAGATTACCCTACTAGAAACCTAA
- a CDS encoding alpha/beta fold hydrolase, which yields MELAPGFSRQSLLTDLGRVAYARGGPEITVANTPLTTLLFLHGFGGGSSSYEWSLVYPAFAAHYRIIAPDLIGWGDSEHPRRDYTDLDYLQLLETLISHFAETGPIVVIASSLTAGLVIRAAIAIPEKLQALILFHPSGLSDFGQDFRDTWLAQLIATPGLDQLVYRFGIATEFGIQTFMAQRQFANPDQIAPAMVKAYLRSAEMENADCAALAFVRGDLCFDLADYLPTLTTPTFFIWGSEAQLSSLSLGQELAKLNPQAIQEFITLPNVGITPQLEVPAVTIGLIHRCLGKIEGLVIDIPRHD from the coding sequence ATGGAACTTGCACCCGGATTCTCTCGCCAATCATTGCTAACAGATTTAGGTCGCGTCGCCTATGCCCGCGGAGGCCCAGAGATTACGGTCGCTAATACACCTCTGACAACGCTTTTGTTCTTGCATGGGTTTGGGGGTGGTTCCTCTAGCTATGAATGGTCACTGGTTTATCCCGCCTTTGCCGCCCACTATCGGATCATTGCCCCTGATTTGATTGGTTGGGGAGATTCAGAGCATCCCCGTCGCGACTATACAGATTTAGATTACTTACAACTGCTGGAAACCCTGATCAGCCACTTTGCCGAGACTGGGCCAATTGTGGTGATTGCCTCATCCCTCACAGCAGGCCTGGTGATTCGAGCCGCTATTGCCATCCCTGAAAAACTCCAGGCCCTGATTTTATTTCATCCCAGTGGTCTCAGTGATTTTGGTCAAGATTTTCGGGACACATGGCTAGCCCAGTTAATTGCCACCCCAGGCCTGGATCAATTGGTCTATCGGTTCGGGATTGCCACAGAATTTGGGATTCAAACCTTTATGGCCCAACGACAATTTGCCAACCCGGATCAGATTGCGCCTGCAATGGTCAAGGCTTATTTGCGGTCGGCGGAAATGGAAAATGCGGATTGTGCCGCCCTGGCCTTTGTGCGGGGTGATCTTTGCTTTGACTTGGCCGATTACTTACCGACGCTAACAACACCAACATTTTTTATTTGGGGCAGTGAGGCGCAACTTTCATCCCTAAGTTTGGGCCAAGAACTGGCAAAACTCAATCCCCAGGCCATCCAGGAATTTATTACCTTGCCGAATGTTGGGATTACCCCGCAGTTAGAAGTCCCCGCCGTCACGATTGGTTTAATTCATCGCTGTTTAGGGAAGATTGAGGGCCTGGTAATAGATATACCCAGACATGACTAA
- a CDS encoding sulfite exporter TauE/SafE family protein, with product MEIYLIVGGLVAGTLAGLLGIGGGVIMVPLLVSLGFQPVVAVGTSTVAIIITAVAGTVQNARMGYWQLNKILSLGIPAAFTAPLGSYWAAQLPDKWLLIAFATMLLVNIYLMQLRVNLREPPETNLNQSDDHATSVNSQTNLLQRFGAVIFIGGIAGLMAGLFGIGGGVIMVSLQVLLLGDKIKAAIQTSLGVIMITAVSAVIGHGVQGNVAVMPGIILGLGGVLATQFSTRLLPRLPNQVVVLLFNVFMLVMSGYIYYQALNLP from the coding sequence GTGGAGATTTATTTAATTGTTGGGGGCCTGGTGGCTGGAACCTTAGCGGGGTTGCTGGGGATTGGTGGGGGAGTGATTATGGTGCCTTTATTGGTGTCTTTGGGCTTTCAACCCGTTGTGGCGGTGGGGACGAGTACGGTCGCGATCATCATTACGGCCGTGGCAGGAACGGTACAAAATGCGCGCATGGGCTATTGGCAACTCAATAAAATTCTGAGTTTAGGGATTCCGGCTGCGTTTACTGCCCCCCTTGGTTCTTATTGGGCTGCCCAATTGCCCGATAAATGGTTACTGATTGCCTTTGCGACAATGTTATTAGTCAATATTTACCTAATGCAACTGCGGGTTAATCTTAGGGAACCACCAGAAACCAATCTCAATCAATCTGATGATCACGCTACTTCTGTAAACAGTCAAACTAATTTATTACAACGATTTGGGGCTGTAATTTTTATTGGTGGGATTGCGGGGTTAATGGCCGGTTTGTTTGGGATTGGGGGGGGGGTAATTATGGTGTCTTTACAGGTGCTTTTATTGGGAGACAAGATTAAAGCTGCCATTCAAACCAGTTTGGGGGTGATCATGATTACGGCGGTTTCGGCGGTTATAGGTCATGGGGTGCAAGGGAATGTTGCGGTCATGCCGGGGATTATCCTGGGCCTGGGGGGGGTTTTAGCCACACAATTCAGTACGCGCCTGTTACCCCGCTTACCTAATCAGGTGGTAGTCCTATTATTTAATGTATTTATGTTAGTCATGTCTGGGTATATCTATTACCAGGCCCTCAATCTTCCCTAA
- the gltS gene encoding sodium/glutamate symporter, with protein MNLIQLDVRQTIISAILVLYFGKYLTKHVRFLREYNIPDAVSGGLIASLFFGICYSLLKTQVEFHLPIRDILLVVFFTTIGLSAKLQTLLKGGKPLTILLITAVIYLFLQNITGITVARIIGVDLPIGVLAGSVSLSGGHGTAIAWAPIFQRDYGIVNASEIGIASATFGLVLGGIIGGPVARFLIKRHRLKADCIDQELTVGIRQDQENVQINYNTMLNAVFVIGLTVGLGIQINGITDALGLKLPLFVACLLAGIILTNTMPYLFKRLPWPAGTSSLALIADVSLGLFLAMSLMSLQLWTLAGVAGPVTILLLVQFGLSTVYTIFVVFPVMGKNYNAAVIAAGYSGLTLGATPTAIANMTAVTERFGASPQAFIILPLVGAFFIDLVNAFAIQRFLSFMG; from the coding sequence ATGAACTTAATTCAACTGGATGTTCGTCAAACGATTATTAGTGCCATTTTAGTGCTCTACTTTGGAAAGTACTTAACCAAGCACGTCAGATTCTTACGCGAATACAACATTCCAGATGCGGTTTCAGGAGGGTTGATTGCTTCACTTTTTTTTGGGATTTGCTATAGCCTATTAAAAACCCAAGTTGAATTTCATCTCCCCATTCGGGACATTCTTTTAGTGGTTTTCTTTACCACGATTGGACTATCAGCTAAATTACAAACCCTCCTCAAAGGGGGCAAACCCTTAACCATTCTCTTAATTACGGCTGTAATCTATCTGTTCTTACAAAATATTACCGGAATTACCGTGGCCAGAATCATCGGTGTGGATTTACCTATTGGTGTTTTAGCTGGTTCAGTTTCCCTCAGTGGTGGTCACGGAACAGCCATTGCTTGGGCCCCCATTTTTCAACGGGATTATGGGATTGTGAACGCGTCTGAGATTGGCATTGCCAGTGCGACCTTTGGCCTGGTTTTGGGTGGCATCATTGGTGGGCCTGTGGCTCGATTCTTAATTAAACGACATCGTTTAAAAGCCGACTGCATTGATCAAGAGTTAACGGTGGGGATTCGCCAAGATCAAGAGAATGTCCAAATTAACTACAATACAATGCTCAATGCCGTGTTTGTGATTGGCTTAACCGTGGGTCTGGGGATTCAAATTAATGGAATTACGGATGCATTGGGCTTGAAACTCCCTTTGTTTGTCGCTTGTTTGCTGGCGGGAATTATCCTCACCAATACTATGCCTTACCTGTTTAAGCGTTTACCCTGGCCGGCTGGAACCTCCTCCTTAGCCTTGATTGCAGATGTGAGTCTCGGCTTATTTTTAGCCATGTCTTTGATGAGTTTACAGTTATGGACATTGGCGGGAGTGGCTGGCCCTGTGACAATATTGCTATTAGTACAATTTGGATTAAGCACCGTTTACACCATTTTTGTTGTGTTTCCAGTCATGGGAAAAAATTACAATGCTGCGGTAATTGCAGCGGGCTATTCCGGGTTAACTTTAGGCGCAACTCCCACAGCGATTGCCAACATGACCGCCGTCACAGAACGCTTTGGAGCCTCCCCCCAGGCCTTTATTATTTTGCCGTTGGTCGGGGCATTTTTTATTGATCTTGTCAATGCCTTTGCGATTCAACGATTTCTCAGCTTTATGGGTTAA
- a CDS encoding TetR/AcrR family transcriptional regulator, with protein MPKSGESTKIKILDAAHGLVMGHGLSGTSIDMVLAKAGITKGAFFYHFKTKADLARALVERYASQDAAHLQRNLARAETLSRDPLQQILILIALFQEEVEELTDSSAGCLIASYVYQFEELDAEVHTISAKALLNWREQLGAKFTEVIAKYPPRLTVQAWELADGMVSAFEGAFVMMRTLQEPRQLKQQLAHYRNYIELLFT; from the coding sequence ATGCCTAAAAGCGGTGAATCTACGAAAATCAAGATTTTAGATGCGGCTCATGGTCTGGTGATGGGGCATGGACTCTCTGGTACCTCCATTGATATGGTCTTAGCCAAAGCTGGGATTACAAAGGGAGCATTTTTCTACCATTTCAAAACTAAAGCCGATTTAGCTCGGGCTCTGGTTGAACGCTATGCCAGTCAGGATGCCGCCCACTTGCAGAGAAATCTAGCCCGCGCTGAAACTCTAAGTCGCGATCCACTCCAACAAATTCTTATTTTGATTGCTCTTTTCCAAGAAGAAGTTGAAGAACTCACGGATTCCAGTGCAGGTTGCCTAATTGCTTCCTACGTTTATCAATTTGAAGAACTTGATGCCGAGGTTCATACCATTTCCGCTAAAGCCTTGCTGAACTGGCGGGAGCAACTGGGGGCAAAATTTACAGAGGTGATCGCTAAATATCCACCACGATTAACAGTCCAGGCTTGGGAGTTGGCAGATGGCATGGTTTCGGCGTTTGAGGGGGCTTTTGTGATGATGCGAACCCTGCAAGAACCCAGACAACTCAAACAACAGCTGGCCCATTACCGAAACTATATTGAATTGCTCTTTACTTAG